A section of the Gammaproteobacteria bacterium genome encodes:
- a CDS encoding beta-propeller fold lactonase family protein, translating into MPLPLYAYVSNLYNGTVSIFAIDAAGLLRARATLPTGRSPRGAVSAGNVLYVIDIESHNLTAYTIDSTTGQPITGSAPIATGLSPEAVTIDPLGRYVYVANADSGDISVYLIGEKHGGLKPLGRYAAGAYPTGLVVDPCGLHLYVANYLADTVTVYAIQRYSGALHTIGTTTTGNNPAAIAIDPAGRFLYVADGIGSTLSSYRIDMASGALTPTGNISAPSYPYAIAIDPLGRHLYTANFGSDDVAVYAVQPANGMLIRTGSVPAGIGPFSIAMHPTGRYVYVANVRSSSINSYSVDPINGRLTPLQTVQAEPGSAAITLSTPGTSGTPQPLHCRQ; encoded by the coding sequence ATGCCCTTGCCCCTTTATGCCTATGTATCCAACCTTTACAATGGCACCGTGTCGATCTTCGCAATCGATGCCGCGGGCCTGTTGCGCGCGCGCGCCACGCTGCCCACCGGTCGTTCGCCGCGCGGCGCGGTAAGCGCCGGAAATGTACTGTACGTCATCGATATCGAGAGCCATAACCTCACCGCCTATACTATCGACTCCACCACCGGACAACCCATCACAGGCAGTGCACCCATCGCCACAGGTCTTAGCCCGGAGGCCGTCACCATCGACCCGCTGGGACGTTATGTGTACGTCGCGAACGCCGATTCTGGCGACATCTCGGTTTATCTCATTGGGGAAAAACACGGCGGACTCAAACCACTTGGGCGCTACGCCGCCGGCGCCTATCCCACGGGCCTCGTCGTCGATCCTTGCGGACTTCACCTCTATGTCGCCAATTACCTCGCCGACACTGTCACCGTTTATGCGATACAGCGCTACAGCGGCGCACTCCACACCATCGGCACCACGACCACCGGCAACAACCCAGCCGCCATCGCGATAGATCCAGCAGGCCGGTTTCTCTATGTCGCTGACGGCATCGGCAGCACACTTTCATCCTACCGCATTGATATGGCGAGTGGCGCTCTCACACCCACCGGAAATATCTCTGCTCCCAGCTATCCCTACGCCATCGCCATCGATCCGCTGGGTCGACATCTTTATACCGCCAACTTCGGCTCCGACGATGTCGCGGTTTATGCCGTCCAGCCCGCGAACGGCATGTTGATACGCACCGGCAGTGTCCCCGCCGGTATCGGCCCCTTCTCCATCGCGATGCACCCGACCGGCCGTTACGTCTATGTCGCGAACGTACGATCAAGCAGCATCAATAGTTATAGCGTCGACCCGATCAATGGCAGGCTCACACCACTGCAAACCGTGCAAGCCGAGCCCGGCAGCGCTGCCATCACACTCAGCACGCCCGGCACATCCGGCACGCCACAGCCGTTGCATTGCAGGCAGTAA
- a CDS encoding endonuclease/exonuclease/phosphatase family protein: protein MFHGKVSPEIATGLTALRERIAAANIPSSKLDQTLNLATWNIRAFGESRRSEAAIHYIAEILGQFDVISLVELRDDLHDLSAVMKILGPYWRAVYSDMIPDPGGNRERIAFIYDKRAATFTGLAAAVNPPRKKSGTEYVPQFNWWRVPYMASFSAGNFDFIMVTAHIQWGTREGRQKELEQFATWVELKSQQTNLEDKDIIVTGDFNIENNKMMDTLLTKGLKMPDSLKKKTFGTTLGNDKRYDQILHLPRYPESFMNKAGILDFYQGSVAPLFPGMSQTDFTFQLSDHFPLWVQINTDNDDFQLEQIIRPGH, encoded by the coding sequence ATGTTTCACGGCAAAGTATCCCCAGAAATCGCCACCGGGCTGACAGCGCTGCGAGAGCGCATTGCAGCGGCTAACATTCCTTCCTCCAAACTCGACCAAACCCTCAACCTCGCCACCTGGAACATCCGCGCCTTTGGCGAAAGTCGCCGCTCCGAGGCCGCCATTCATTACATTGCGGAAATTTTGGGGCAGTTTGATGTGATCAGCCTTGTTGAATTGCGCGATGACCTGCATGATCTGTCCGCGGTGATGAAAATATTGGGCCCTTACTGGCGCGCTGTATATTCAGACATGATTCCCGACCCGGGTGGCAATCGGGAGCGTATCGCCTTTATCTATGATAAACGCGCCGCGACCTTCACCGGCCTTGCCGCCGCCGTCAATCCGCCGCGCAAAAAGAGCGGTACTGAATACGTACCGCAATTCAACTGGTGGCGGGTGCCGTACATGGCCTCTTTCAGTGCCGGTAATTTCGACTTCATCATGGTCACTGCGCACATCCAATGGGGTACGCGTGAAGGCCGGCAAAAGGAACTGGAACAATTTGCTACCTGGGTTGAGCTCAAGAGCCAGCAGACGAATCTTGAAGATAAAGACATCATCGTCACCGGTGATTTCAATATCGAAAACAACAAAATGATGGACACCCTCCTCACCAAAGGCCTAAAAATGCCGGACAGTCTGAAAAAGAAAACCTTCGGCACCACCCTCGGCAATGACAAGCGCTACGATCAAATCCTCCATCTGCCGCGTTACCCCGAGAGTTTCATGAACAAGGCCGGGATTCTGGATTTCTATCAAGGCAGCGTCGCCCCCTTATTCCCAGGCATGTCGCAGACCGACTTTACCTTCCAACTGTCCGATCATTTCCCTCTCTGGGTTCAGATCAATACCGACAATGATGACTTTCAGCTGGAGCAGATCATTCGGCCGGGCCACTAA
- a CDS encoding PD40 domain-containing protein codes for MNGLSLITNKMIHSVALMLVVTFGVASIIASNGDNEPSLSTIVFHSDEPGPNSIYTIDASGNNPKRLTTPPAQMEDTFPVWSPDRKKVAFQRTAGNNSDIYLMNSDGSNQQNISNHPANDASPTWSPDGTKLAFASNREGNWRIYVLNISSNTLTTLTGEGSDAQWPTWSPNADKITYERSIGGIGNDIYVMTANDGSNKINLTGDSGWPARFPTWSPIEALSVPSKIAYLNFGTGGTQIWLMDTDGHHKKQLTFPVGAIGQVFSRPAWSPLGDRLVYPTDREGPHELYTIIVKDGSDITRVTHSAAHEGGPDW; via the coding sequence ATGAATGGGCTGTCACTGATTACAAATAAGATGATCCATAGCGTCGCTTTGATGTTGGTTGTCACATTCGGAGTGGCCTCCATCATTGCCAGTAATGGTGACAATGAGCCTTCACTGAGCACTATCGTCTTCCACAGTGATGAGCCCGGCCCCAACAGTATCTATACCATCGACGCCAGTGGTAACAATCCCAAGCGTCTTACAACTCCGCCGGCACAGATGGAAGATACCTTCCCGGTATGGTCACCGGACAGAAAAAAAGTCGCCTTTCAGCGTACTGCGGGTAATAACTCGGACATTTACCTCATGAACTCGGACGGCAGTAACCAACAAAATATTAGTAATCATCCGGCAAACGATGCCAGTCCCACTTGGTCGCCGGACGGTACTAAGTTGGCCTTCGCCAGCAACCGTGAGGGTAATTGGCGCATCTACGTATTGAATATTTCTTCTAACACACTCACGACTCTTACCGGTGAGGGGAGCGACGCACAGTGGCCGACATGGTCGCCGAATGCTGACAAGATTACCTATGAGCGCAGCATTGGTGGCATAGGGAATGATATCTATGTCATGACTGCCAATGATGGAAGTAACAAAATCAATCTAACCGGAGACAGTGGGTGGCCGGCCCGCTTCCCGACATGGTCGCCCATTGAAGCTCTCAGTGTGCCGAGCAAGATTGCTTATCTCAATTTCGGGACTGGCGGTACTCAGATCTGGTTGATGGACACCGATGGTCACCATAAGAAACAGCTAACCTTCCCGGTGGGCGCGATCGGTCAAGTGTTCAGCCGACCGGCATGGTCGCCTTTGGGTGATCGCTTAGTTTATCCAACCGACCGCGAAGGTCCCCATGAGCTGTATACGATCATCGTTAAAGACGGTTCTGATATCACTCGTGTGACTCACTCAGCAGCGCACGAGGGTGGGCCGGATTGGTGA
- a CDS encoding SAM-dependent methyltransferase, with protein MSHKPTADSSAQFLDLLRSSLEQNAFVKLVLGKYCGEEQDLERIVVRQVMIKDQPQLSFVYRYKNRDITKNYPTAVAIEMTAELLGASFKNAHLLTLTLEHQLAFSKKGKASVFSHKVSHGAAAPSQEHDREKQRFVDLNRPFLVDLGVTNTQHQLIPAMSRKWKQINKFIEVFRRAFEASHLSAAKAVQVVDFGSGKGYLTFAIHDFLHNTLGLPAQVTGVELRDDLVQLCNKAAERLQLAGLHFRQGDVRSYTPESLDVMIALHACDIATDHAIHMGIRSEAAIIMCAPCCHKQLRPQMRNPEVLQPMLQYGVHLGQEAEMVTDSLRALLLEAYGYETQVFEFVSLEHTSKNKMILAVKRANPIKQEKVLTQIQALKDFYGIKEQCLETLLLADGS; from the coding sequence ATGTCTCATAAGCCCACCGCAGACTCTAGCGCGCAGTTTCTTGATCTGCTGCGGAGTAGTCTCGAACAAAACGCCTTCGTTAAGCTGGTATTGGGAAAATATTGTGGTGAGGAGCAGGACCTGGAGCGGATTGTGGTGCGCCAGGTGATGATTAAGGATCAGCCGCAGCTTTCGTTTGTCTACCGCTATAAAAACCGGGATATCACCAAAAATTATCCAACTGCGGTAGCGATTGAGATGACAGCTGAGTTGTTGGGGGCCTCATTTAAAAATGCGCATCTGCTGACGTTGACGCTAGAGCATCAGCTTGCGTTTAGCAAAAAGGGAAAGGCCAGTGTGTTTAGCCACAAGGTGAGCCATGGCGCTGCTGCACCATCGCAGGAACATGATCGTGAAAAACAGCGTTTTGTTGATCTGAATCGACCGTTTCTGGTGGATTTGGGGGTTACCAATACACAGCATCAGCTGATCCCCGCGATGTCACGCAAGTGGAAGCAGATTAATAAGTTCATCGAGGTCTTTCGGCGTGCGTTTGAGGCTTCGCACTTGTCTGCGGCCAAAGCGGTGCAGGTGGTGGATTTTGGCTCCGGCAAGGGCTATTTAACGTTTGCCATTCACGATTTTCTGCACAACACGCTAGGTTTGCCGGCGCAGGTGACCGGGGTTGAGTTGCGTGATGATTTAGTACAATTGTGCAACAAGGCGGCGGAGCGATTGCAGCTTGCGGGTTTGCATTTTCGGCAGGGGGATGTGCGGAGTTATACACCGGAGTCTCTCGATGTGATGATTGCCTTGCATGCCTGCGATATTGCGACAGATCATGCGATTCACATGGGGATTCGCTCCGAGGCGGCGATCATTATGTGTGCGCCGTGTTGTCACAAGCAACTGCGGCCACAGATGCGTAATCCAGAGGTTTTGCAGCCGATGTTGCAGTATGGCGTGCATCTTGGCCAGGAAGCGGAGATGGTGACCGATAGCCTGCGGGCGCTGCTGCTCGAGGCTTACGGGTATGAAACTCAGGTGTTCGAGTTTGTTTCGCTGGAACACACCAGCAAGAACAAGATGATTCTGGCGGTGAAACGTGCTAACCCGATTAAGCAGGAAAAAGTGCTGACGCAAATCCAGGCGCTAAAAGACTTCTATGGCATTAAAGAGCAATGCCTTGAAACTTTGCTGTTGGCGGATGGTTCATAG
- a CDS encoding RNA-binding protein: MKIIIRNLSRETTEEELLELFKPFGLVQSCDLVMDAVTGTSKGFGFANLPRAHEAKAAIKALNGKVVAGSTIRVKKAEDKKIDDKKSDNKAKAEDQE, encoded by the coding sequence ATGAAAATCATTATTCGTAATTTATCCCGGGAAACGACAGAAGAAGAGCTGTTGGAATTGTTTAAACCCTTTGGCTTGGTGCAGTCCTGTGATTTAGTAATGGATGCGGTCACGGGAACATCGAAGGGCTTTGGCTTTGCCAATTTGCCGCGCGCGCATGAGGCGAAGGCAGCGATCAAGGCGCTTAACGGCAAGGTAGTCGCTGGCAGCACGATCCGGGTAAAGAAAGCGGAAGATAAAAAAATAGACGATAAGAAATCGGATAATAAGGCTAAGGCAGAAGACCAGGAATAG